Within the Gossypium raimondii isolate GPD5lz chromosome 12, ASM2569854v1, whole genome shotgun sequence genome, the region ATCCAAATTTGCATTGCTTATTCAGATAACATATGCGAATTCGGATAACCGAATCCATTGGTTATAGAATCCTTGTAATTTTGGTtatacataaataaaagaattttagtGGATTcaaattcagatttttttttaaaattgaatattccaaaaatgattgaaattttgaaattggtttTCTTGTGGATTCATATACCAGACAGATAATAGTATTTAACTCAGATTCATATTTGGATAGTAATGCTtgaataatttgtaaataataaacgaatttagatttttaggtaaatttacatattcaaatttatataattcaacaAACGTGAATTCTAATGGGAATTAAGTCGAAAACCCGCTTACTTTTACTTTAGTAATCTAGTCAAGAGATTACTCAAGTATTGATTACTGGTAACAACTTCTAGTTGAAGATCCCGATAAGCCAAGGGCAAAGCTAGTAATTTTAGTATACTATTTGAAGGCGTTGGAGAAGGTGCAACAATGACACTTGTGCTTTCCAAACACTTAACTTAGCTCTAGAGATGCATATATGTCATTGATTctaaatttaggttaatttgaCACAATTTATTGGTTGCTAACCACTATTTATGAATTTAGGTTGAATAAGTAATTTCGTGTactctttatatttatttactttattaacggTTGACTtatattagttaattaaagagttGGATTTATTTCATTGTAATTATTACTTGAGAACGATACTATGTACTTACTGATAATGGGTGAGCAATGGGCAATATTTTTCAGGCTTTAActaatatcaatttttaattgaatttttatttgttgttcaCTACCAATTAATTACACGAGAAGATCTTTATTGATTCATTCTATATTAAAGACTTTATTGAgctaaaattcataatttttgtatTGTTTTAGCGATCATACGATTATTTAAGAGaaggtttattattattttttcatacgAGATTGAGAAAGCCCTGAACTTATTCTAGTGTAAAATTGTTGTAAGCAAATTGTTATTGTTGTTCGATTTGCAACTCAGTTTTCAAGGCCAAAAGTACTAGTGGGGAGTAATATAGATTATATATAAGAGTGAAGTTGCAATTTGGTGAGTGAGTTAAACTTAAATAATGTCTTGTATAAAGAGTTAAAGCCTTATAGACGTGAGAAATTTTCGAATTCCGTAACCAAACTTCTGTGTCCATCTCTTAGtgttatactattatttaataagttgagttacaattaaaggtaAACGAATTCGAACTCCAAAGTTCTTAATGCAATTTCAATAGAGTTTACACTCAAGGGTTCAAACATATCTCAAAGTGTACTATTGCCAAAGAAGCTTAGACCATCTTCAAGAATGCTCATAGAAGAACAAATACTCGGGCAGTCCAAGCTTCAGATTTTGACAATAAAATTTGAGACCTTCAGGATGGAAGACAATGAGACCTTGTCTGAATTATACGTAAAGCTGTGTGATATGACAAATTAGGTATTTGCTTTTGGTGAAGAGTTCAAATTCTAAGCTAATAAAAAAATCCCAAGATTTTTACTTGAATATTTTGCTATCAGAGTAATTTTCATAAAGAAGACAAAAGACATTTATAATATGAAGATTGGTTGATTGCAGACCTTTGAGATAAATGTTGATAAGATGAGAAAGAGTGAGAAGAATATAGAATTTGAAGTTGCAACAGAAGGTGAAAATTTGCAGGAGTACAGTTGGTAAGCCTAGTTACAACTTAACGTggatttgaaaagtaaaatcaACGATAATAGTTGCTCAACGAGTAGATTCCATTTCTTTCTTCTGCAAATTTTAGTAACAATTTAACACATTATTGCAACGAAATAAACCATATATGGTCCACTGAGGTACATGAGCAAAATCTTTCAGGAATTAGTTAACAACGGAACATTTCTTCCTAATCTCTCCTTCATTCCCTGTGAGAACTCCAATGGCTCCCATCTTCACCATTGACAGTGCAAACTTTCTGAAGAATACTTCTGAGACAAGCAACTCATCAACAATGATGCGCGAGATTTCATTCATTATAAGGGCGGCATCGGACTGAAACAGACCCTTGTTTTGCTTAAGTGTGACATAATAGTTATTATCAAATGTTAGCCCACTACCAGGATCCATCGCCACGAAGGTCGTGCTGTCACTGAGGCTTTGGCATTGTGTCTTCAAGAAAGTTGCATAGGTTGCATTCAAGGAAGGGTCCTGATCTCCATTTCCAGTAAAGTTGTATAGCCTGTTGCTGAAGGTATTGCAGTGGCCTACTCCGATGGTATGCCCCCCTGCATTCAACTTTCTGTAAGAACTTTTGGAAAATTGAATGATCAACTTCTTCTAGTTATGTTTTCTTATTATGAATTAAGTTGAAAAGTTTCATCTTTTATCATCTAAATGTTGTGCATTGATATTGTACCTGATAAGACCACCAAGTCTTGCACATTAAGGCCTTTGTTAGCGAATTTCTGGACCAGGGTGGAGAAGTTAGAGAAAGGGGAAGGAAGATTAGCCAATGCCTCGGAAGCTTGTGAAACCGTACCGTCTCTTCTACCGGTAAGAACATTCCACAATGGTTTTTGGAACTGCAAGTAATTACATAGTTAACTGCATTTAGTTATCAACATCATCTTGTAAGGGTTTTGGTTTAGCTTACTTTGAAAGAAACAGCATCCCTAGCAGCCAAGGCCAGAACATCAGCACAAGATACTACGTTCGGACATTCTTTCTCGACTTCCTCTTTTATATCGTCAATGACATCGAAACCAGCAAGGGTTAGGTTCGGAATCGCATCTTTCTCGGCTGTGTTGTTAGTTGTCGAGTTCAATAGGACCGAACCATCACAACCCTGAAAATTTTCCAATAACATGTAACTTAAGCATTTATGATTAGGGGCATTTTGCAGGTTTTTGTAAATATGCTACAATATCTAGAAAGCCTTACCCTGACAAAACAGTCATGAAAATGCATTCTGAGGAACCTTGCAGGCAACGTGGGGTCATTGGCAACACGTTTCTCAGTAGCATTCTTGATTATTGCTTCCGCATCAGGACATGTACTATCGTAGTAACCCTTCTGAAGGCTACCTCCATGGCAGCTCCCAACAACTCCAAATACTACTATGCAAACCAAAATGAGAGCCTGCTTCCTCATCTTTGAACTGTTTCCTCTGCTATAAGCAAGTCAATGTAAATCTAGTTGAATGTGGCAATGCCATAGGCAAAACCAGGTCTACCTTTTTATACTTGTAGCTCGGTGTATTTCCTAAGACCCAGTTAAGCAGtgtatatatttaatagatTCTTTCAAGTACCATGTTTTTATGTTTCCGGTACAATAATCCaaatgttttttgtttttgaattttccaAGTCAAACAGTAGTATGTAATTGCGAGCACGATGAAATACTAAGCCAGTGGTG harbors:
- the LOC105762644 gene encoding peroxidase 56: MRKQALILVCIVVFGVVGSCHGGSLQKGYYDSTCPDAEAIIKNATEKRVANDPTLPARFLRMHFHDCFVRGCDGSVLLNSTTNNTAEKDAIPNLTLAGFDVIDDIKEEVEKECPNVVSCADVLALAARDAVSFKFQKPLWNVLTGRRDGTVSQASEALANLPSPFSNFSTLVQKFANKGLNVQDLVVLSGGHTIGVGHCNTFSNRLYNFTGNGDQDPSLNATYATFLKTQCQSLSDSTTFVAMDPGSGLTFDNNYYVTLKQNKGLFQSDAALIMNEISRIIVDELLVSEVFFRKFALSMVKMGAIGVLTGNEGEIRKKCSVVN